The Mycolicibacterium aurum genome segment CGGCGGCAGAGCAGTGGCGTCATCCATGCCCCGAGCTTGCCGGTCGTCAGCTCAGGTCGGCAACCATCTCGGCCACCCGACGCACCTGGTCGATGTCCGAGCTCGTCGGGATGAGGTGAACCTCGTCGGTCCCGATGTCGGCGAACCGCTTCAGCACGGCGCGCAGGTCCTCGGCGGTGCCGGCGAAGCCGGCGGTGGGCGCCATGGCGTCGACGAACTCGGACGGGATCCAATTCATGTACCGCAACAGGTGACGGTGTATCTGGGTGCGGGGTCCGTCTCCCTCGCCGATGGCGAACCAGAACGACGTCGCCAGGTGCGGCGCCTCCTTGCCGGCCTCTCGCCACGCGTCCCGCGCGACGTCGAACAGCTCGCTCTGCTTGTCGACGTCCAGGTCGAGCGTCATCCCGGCGACCCCGGAAGCCCAGGCTGCGGCGCTGCGAATTGTCTTGGGCCCCAGGGTTCCGACCTGAAGTTCGGGACCGCCGGACTGCACGGGCGGCGGACCCACAGGAAGCGTCGAATCG includes the following:
- a CDS encoding LLM class flavin-dependent oxidoreductase; protein product: MPVMEPDLDRATLKAWAQLVDDGPFSSLCWGERIAFDNPESLTLLGALAAWTDRVRLVTTVVIPQLHDPVMLAKQLATGDLLCDGRLTVGIGVGGRHEDYRAVGADPETQTMRQMADRVAVMQRVWAGEKITDSTLPVGPPPVQSGGPELQVGTLGPKTIRSAAAWASGVAGMTLDLDVDKQSELFDVARDAWREAGKEAPHLATSFWFAIGEGDGPRTQIHRHLLRYMNWIPSEFVDAMAPTAGFAGTAEDLRAVLKRFADIGTDEVHLIPTSSDIDQVRRVAEMVADLS